The proteins below come from a single Bartonella schoenbuchensis R1 genomic window:
- the grxD gene encoding Grx4 family monothiol glutaredoxin — translation MTTAYDFINNEIKTNDVVLFMKGTPNAPQCGFSGQVVQILDYLGLHYKGINVLTSDELRQGIKDYSNWPTIPQLYIKGEFIGGCDIIKEMFQSDELQKLLKEKDIIFNIS, via the coding sequence ATGACTACTGCTTATGATTTTATTAATAATGAAATTAAAACAAACGATGTCGTTTTATTCATGAAAGGAACACCTAATGCTCCGCAATGCGGATTTTCTGGGCAAGTTGTTCAAATTCTTGACTATTTAGGATTACACTATAAAGGAATTAATGTTTTAACTTCTGATGAATTGCGTCAGGGAATAAAAGATTATTCAAATTGGCCAACAATTCCACAACTTTATATCAAAGGTGAATTTATTGGTGGTTGTGACATTATTAAAGAAATGTTTCAAAGTGATGAGTTACAAAAACTACTCAAAGAAAAAGACATTATCTTTAATATATCATAG
- a CDS encoding RBBP9/YdeN family alpha/beta hydrolase, with protein sequence MKANQLDILIVPGYKGSGPDHWQTRWEQKLSTARRVQQAHWSKPVCEEWINEVKNAITQANKPVVIIAHSLGVPTVIHAIAQNAQKVCGAFFVAPPDVENEEIRPKHLMTFGPYHRKKLPFPSVVIASRNDKFCQFSVAENLAKDWNALFVDAGQSGHINVESGHGPWPEGLIIFSHFLAKL encoded by the coding sequence ATGAAAGCAAATCAACTCGATATTCTTATTGTTCCCGGCTATAAAGGATCTGGTCCGGATCATTGGCAAACACGTTGGGAACAAAAATTATCTACTGCTCGGCGTGTTCAACAAGCCCATTGGTCAAAACCTGTGTGTGAAGAATGGATTAATGAAGTAAAAAATGCCATCACACAAGCCAATAAACCTGTTGTTATTATTGCTCACTCATTGGGAGTGCCAACAGTTATTCACGCAATTGCTCAAAATGCACAAAAAGTTTGTGGTGCTTTCTTTGTTGCCCCACCAGATGTAGAAAATGAAGAAATACGCCCCAAACATCTAATGACATTTGGTCCATATCATCGCAAGAAACTCCCCTTCCCTTCAGTGGTTATTGCCAGTCGCAATGATAAATTTTGCCAATTCTCAGTAGCAGAAAATCTTGCAAAAGACTGGAATGCGCTTTTTGTTGATGCTGGACAGTCTGGACATATTAACGTGGAATCTGGCCATGGTCCTTGGCCTGAAGGACTTATAATTTTCTCCCATTTTCTCGCAAAGCTTTAA
- the purQ gene encoding phosphoribosylformylglycinamidine synthase subunit PurQ: protein MKTAIIQLPGLNRDQDMIAALYHITGIQPLKIWQTETTIPEVDMIVIPGGFSYGDYLRCGAIGARMPVMQAVHEKAQKGVMIMGVCNGFQILLESGLLPGALMRNASLKFVCREIKLEVANADTKFSRCYSKGQIIRCPVAHHDGNYFVDNDTLKQMEDNKQIVFRYAENTNPNGSINDIAGIVNKTGNVLGIMPHPENFIETAHGGGDGRLLFQSVLESKN from the coding sequence ATGAAAACTGCTATTATTCAATTACCTGGATTAAATCGCGATCAAGATATGATTGCAGCATTATATCACATAACAGGCATTCAACCTCTCAAGATTTGGCAAACGGAAACAACAATTCCAGAAGTCGATATGATTGTTATCCCTGGTGGTTTTTCCTATGGTGACTATTTAAGATGTGGCGCTATTGGTGCGCGAATGCCAGTTATGCAAGCTGTGCATGAAAAAGCACAAAAAGGCGTCATGATTATGGGGGTATGTAATGGTTTTCAAATTTTGCTAGAATCCGGATTGCTACCAGGCGCTTTAATGCGCAATGCTTCATTGAAATTTGTTTGTCGTGAAATAAAACTTGAAGTCGCTAATGCTGATACAAAATTTTCTCGATGCTATTCTAAAGGACAAATTATTCGCTGCCCTGTTGCCCATCACGATGGAAATTACTTCGTTGATAATGATACATTGAAGCAAATGGAAGACAATAAGCAAATTGTTTTCCGTTATGCAGAAAATACAAATCCCAATGGTTCAATTAATGATATTGCCGGTATCGTCAATAAAACTGGCAACGTTCTTGGTATAATGCCTCATCCTGAAAATTTCATTGAAACTGCGCATGGTGGTGGTGATGGCCGCTTATTGTTTCAAAGTGTTTTAGAATCGAAAAATTAA
- the purL gene encoding phosphoribosylformylglycinamidine synthase subunit PurL, which translates to MNFRNNIAITPELIAQHGLKPDEYQRILELIGREPTLTELGIFSAMWNEHCSYKSSKKWLKTLPTKGKCVIQGPGENAGVVDIGNNQCVVFKMESHNHPSYIEPYQGAATGVGGILRDVFTMGARPVASMNALRFGSPDHPRTRYLVSGVVSGIGGYGNAFGVPTVGGEVNFDKRYNGNILVNAFAAGIAKTDSIFYSKAQGVGLPIVYLGAKTGRDGVGGATMASAEFDDTINEKRPTVQVGDPFTEKCLLEACLELMALGAVIGIQDMGAAGLTCSAVEMGAKGDLGIELNLDNVPVREENMTAYEMMLSESQERMLMVLKPGLEKQASEIFNKWGLHFAVIGKTTDDLRFRVLHEGQEVANLPIKELGDEAPAYDRPWIEPPKKPILRVEEVKKVENLGDALLTLLNSANQSSRRWVYEQYDTIIQSNSLTRPGGDAGVIRIDNNDKRALAFSSDVTPRYCEADPYEGGKQAVAECWRNISTTGATPLAATDNLNFGNPEKPEVMGQLVFAIKGIGEACRVLDFPIVSGNVSLYNETNGEEILPTPTIAGVGILNDWSKMATINNMQNGDIIVLIGPCGSHLGQSIYARDILNIEAGAPPYVDLQLEKKNGQFVREVINCGFVHAAHDISDGGLAIALAEMVIKANKGIKAKLSNKLPHHAELFGEDQGRYLLAVNPNKFNELKTLAQTSEVSLMELGTVEGNALDIQDVLTLPVSELTQAYESWFPEFMGDK; encoded by the coding sequence ATGAACTTTCGCAATAACATTGCCATTACACCAGAATTAATCGCACAACATGGCTTAAAACCCGATGAATACCAACGTATTTTAGAGTTAATCGGGAGAGAACCAACACTAACTGAGCTTGGAATTTTTTCTGCAATGTGGAACGAGCATTGTTCATATAAATCTTCTAAAAAATGGCTCAAAACTTTACCAACAAAAGGAAAGTGTGTCATTCAAGGTCCTGGTGAAAATGCTGGTGTTGTTGATATAGGCAACAATCAATGTGTGGTTTTCAAAATGGAAAGTCATAACCATCCCTCTTACATTGAACCTTATCAAGGTGCAGCAACAGGTGTTGGCGGTATTTTACGTGATGTTTTTACAATGGGTGCTCGCCCTGTCGCAAGTATGAATGCATTACGATTTGGATCTCCTGATCATCCCCGAACGCGTTATCTGGTTTCAGGTGTTGTTTCTGGAATTGGTGGTTATGGCAACGCTTTTGGTGTCCCTACTGTTGGTGGAGAAGTCAATTTTGACAAGCGTTATAATGGCAATATTCTCGTTAACGCTTTCGCGGCTGGTATAGCAAAAACAGATTCTATTTTTTATTCCAAAGCGCAAGGTGTAGGACTTCCTATTGTTTATCTTGGTGCCAAGACAGGACGTGACGGTGTTGGTGGAGCTACAATGGCTTCTGCTGAATTTGACGATACAATCAATGAAAAACGCCCGACTGTTCAAGTGGGTGATCCTTTCACTGAAAAATGCCTGCTTGAAGCTTGTTTAGAATTGATGGCATTAGGAGCCGTTATTGGTATTCAAGATATGGGTGCAGCAGGGTTAACATGCTCTGCAGTTGAAATGGGTGCAAAAGGAGATTTAGGAATAGAGCTAAATCTTGATAACGTACCTGTTCGTGAAGAAAATATGACAGCCTATGAAATGATGCTTTCTGAAAGTCAAGAACGTATGCTTATGGTTCTTAAACCAGGACTTGAAAAGCAAGCATCTGAAATTTTTAATAAATGGGGGCTTCATTTCGCTGTCATTGGAAAAACAACGGATGATTTACGTTTCCGCGTATTACACGAAGGGCAAGAAGTGGCTAATCTACCAATTAAAGAACTTGGAGATGAAGCCCCAGCTTATGATCGCCCTTGGATAGAGCCCCCTAAAAAGCCAATTCTTAGAGTAGAAGAAGTTAAAAAAGTTGAAAACCTCGGTGATGCACTGCTTACCTTACTAAACTCCGCCAATCAAAGTTCACGGCGATGGGTTTATGAACAGTATGATACAATTATTCAGAGTAACAGCCTCACTCGCCCAGGGGGTGATGCAGGTGTTATCCGCATAGACAATAACGACAAACGTGCTCTTGCTTTTTCCTCTGATGTAACGCCTCGCTATTGTGAAGCCGACCCTTATGAAGGGGGAAAACAAGCTGTTGCAGAATGTTGGCGCAATATTAGTACCACAGGTGCAACACCACTAGCTGCTACTGATAATCTCAATTTTGGCAATCCTGAAAAACCTGAAGTTATGGGGCAGCTAGTTTTTGCCATTAAAGGTATAGGTGAAGCTTGTAGAGTACTCGATTTTCCAATCGTTTCAGGAAATGTTTCCCTTTATAACGAAACCAATGGAGAAGAAATTCTTCCTACACCTACAATCGCTGGTGTTGGTATTCTTAATGATTGGTCAAAAATGGCTACAATAAATAATATGCAAAACGGAGATATTATAGTCTTAATTGGGCCTTGTGGCTCACATTTAGGACAATCAATCTACGCACGTGATATTTTAAATATTGAGGCTGGCGCACCACCTTATGTGGATTTACAGCTTGAAAAAAAGAATGGTCAGTTTGTTCGCGAGGTTATTAATTGTGGTTTTGTTCATGCTGCTCATGATATTTCCGATGGAGGATTGGCCATTGCTCTTGCAGAAATGGTAATTAAAGCAAATAAAGGAATTAAAGCAAAATTAAGCAACAAATTACCACATCATGCTGAACTTTTCGGTGAAGACCAAGGGCGTTACCTGTTGGCAGTTAATCCTAATAAATTTAATGAGCTTAAAACACTTGCTCAAACAAGCGAAGTTTCTTTAATGGAGCTTGGTACAGTTGAAGGCAATGCACTTGACATACAAGATGTATTAACACTTCCAGTATCTGAACTGACGCAAGCTTATGAAAGCTGGTTTCCAGAGTTTATGGGTGATAAATAA
- the purS gene encoding phosphoribosylformylglycinamidine synthase subunit PurS — MKARVIVTLKSSVLDPQGEAITSALNSLAFTDIQSIRQGKVFDIILDNIPAEIAKQKLEQMCEQLLVNTVIENYTIELL, encoded by the coding sequence ATGAAAGCACGCGTTATAGTTACCTTAAAAAGCAGCGTTCTTGACCCTCAAGGAGAAGCGATCACTAGTGCTTTAAATAGTTTAGCTTTTACCGATATTCAATCTATTCGCCAAGGAAAAGTGTTTGATATCATTCTCGATAATATACCCGCTGAAATAGCAAAACAAAAACTTGAACAAATGTGTGAACAATTGCTTGTAAATACTGTCATTGAAAACTACACTATAGAACTTCTTTGA
- a CDS encoding BolA/IbaG family iron-sulfur metabolism protein codes for MAMNAHAIETLIREGIPDAKVTIHDLAGDGEHYAAEVISESFRGKSRVQQHKMVYDALKGNMGSALHALALQTSVPNK; via the coding sequence ATGGCAATGAATGCTCATGCAATTGAAACTCTTATTCGTGAAGGCATCCCCGATGCAAAAGTAACAATCCATGATCTTGCAGGAGACGGTGAACATTACGCTGCGGAAGTTATTTCAGAAAGTTTTCGGGGTAAAAGCCGTGTTCAGCAGCACAAAATGGTTTATGATGCTCTTAAAGGTAATATGGGAAGTGCTCTTCACGCTTTAGCGCTTCAAACAAGTGTACCTAATAAATAA
- a CDS encoding flagellar biosynthetic protein FliO, whose product MNIWLSNYIGTSAANIITSLVFLIIIIAAIVVVIMLLRYLNKGGFNFNKKKHPLRLIISDTIAIDRTRRLVLIRRDDVEHLILIGGTTDTVIESNIVKTQTAYENYNRAQRDTQPTSKMAKTNFNATFTEQTSLSSSTIKPTQDNVPSPSSENKQLKDSALTAEIEERQEPSFFIPTPK is encoded by the coding sequence ATGAATATTTGGTTATCAAACTATATAGGAACATCTGCAGCAAATATAATTACAAGCCTTGTGTTTCTTATAATAATAATTGCAGCAATTGTTGTAGTTATAATGCTTTTGCGCTATTTGAATAAAGGAGGATTTAATTTCAACAAAAAAAAGCATCCATTACGATTAATCATATCTGACACAATCGCTATTGATCGTACACGCCGCCTTGTTTTAATACGTCGCGATGATGTAGAGCATTTAATTCTCATCGGTGGAACGACAGATACTGTTATAGAATCTAATATTGTCAAAACACAAACTGCATACGAAAATTATAACAGAGCACAAAGAGATACACAGCCAACATCAAAAATGGCAAAAACTAATTTCAATGCTACCTTTACTGAACAAACCTCTTTATCCAGCAGTACAATAAAACCTACACAAGATAATGTTCCCTCCCCCTCCTCTGAAAATAAACAGTTAAAAGATTCGGCACTCACAGCTGAAATTGAAGAACGGCAAGAACCATCTTTCTTTATTCCTACTCCCAAATAA
- the rpe gene encoding ribulose-phosphate 3-epimerase, producing the protein MPRPHFISPSLLAADFSKLGQEISDVVDAGADWLHLDIMDGHFVPNITFGPDVVKALRPLTKAIFDVHLMIAPVDPYLEAFAQAGADIITIHAEAGPHIHRSLQTIKAMGKKAGVSINPSTPEHVLEYLLDQLDLILIMTVNPGFGGQSFIPEMKNKIERVKNMIANRPIDLEVDGGITVGTIGIAAKAGANAFVAGSAIYKNGNKDLYKTRINALRQAAKLSQ; encoded by the coding sequence ATGCCCCGTCCCCATTTCATTTCACCCTCACTCTTGGCTGCTGATTTTTCTAAACTCGGTCAGGAAATATCAGATGTTGTTGATGCTGGTGCAGACTGGCTTCACCTTGATATTATGGATGGCCACTTTGTTCCTAATATCACCTTTGGCCCTGATGTCGTCAAAGCATTACGCCCACTAACTAAAGCAATATTTGATGTTCACCTCATGATAGCACCTGTAGATCCTTATCTTGAAGCCTTTGCGCAAGCTGGCGCAGATATTATAACCATTCACGCTGAAGCAGGTCCTCATATTCATCGTTCACTGCAAACAATTAAAGCGATGGGAAAAAAGGCTGGAGTTTCAATCAACCCAAGCACGCCAGAACATGTGCTGGAGTATTTGCTTGATCAATTAGATCTCATTCTTATTATGACTGTCAATCCAGGTTTTGGTGGACAAAGCTTCATCCCAGAAATGAAAAATAAAATCGAACGAGTAAAAAATATGATTGCCAATCGACCTATTGATCTTGAAGTTGATGGTGGCATTACAGTTGGTACAATTGGAATAGCTGCAAAAGCTGGTGCAAATGCATTTGTTGCAGGATCTGCAATTTATAAAAATGGTAACAAAGATCTTTATAAAACACGCATTAACGCACTGCGCCAAGCAGCAAAACTCTCACAATAA
- a CDS encoding PAS domain-containing protein yields the protein MISFLVLAIIGIAALFLIGMGVLRYDIGSLHKSLDFSVFDEIDDAIVISDLSGFVYYSNQNYQKIFTYKPEASCYAVIADLPGASALLYRLKVAAFNNLSAQETLKIDRSIFIHSIQKNIVWYNISVQPILQWKKKFLFWRIADISHLEECRETFCLNLQEAINHLDQAPVGFLSVNAQGVIIYANAVFAEWFSIDLANFTVGQYSFDQFLMLLELIVYGVIFVYKVTNITIQIVLHLTRFLCF from the coding sequence TTGATATCTTTTTTAGTTTTAGCGATTATAGGCATTGCTGCGCTTTTTCTGATAGGAATGGGTGTTTTGAGATATGATATTGGGTCATTGCATAAGAGCTTAGATTTTAGTGTCTTTGATGAGATAGATGATGCAATTGTAATATCTGATTTATCAGGTTTTGTTTATTACTCTAATCAGAATTATCAGAAAATTTTTACTTATAAACCTGAGGCTTCTTGTTATGCAGTTATTGCTGATCTTCCAGGTGCTAGTGCACTTTTATATCGCTTGAAAGTTGCAGCATTTAACAATCTTTCAGCTCAAGAAACATTAAAGATAGATCGATCAATTTTTATTCATTCTATTCAGAAAAACATTGTATGGTATAATATTTCTGTTCAACCAATACTACAATGGAAAAAAAAGTTTTTATTTTGGCGTATCGCTGATATTTCACATTTAGAAGAATGTCGTGAAACTTTTTGTTTGAATCTTCAAGAAGCTATCAATCATTTAGATCAAGCTCCTGTTGGATTTTTATCTGTTAATGCACAAGGAGTTATTATTTATGCAAATGCAGTTTTTGCCGAATGGTTTTCGATCGATTTGGCAAATTTTACTGTTGGTCAATATAGTTTTGATCAGTTTTTAATGCTTCTGGAGTTAATAGTGTATGGAGTGATATTTGTTTACAAAGTCACGAACATTACAATTCAAATTGTGCTACACCTTACACGTTTTCTTTGTTTTTAA
- a CDS encoding response regulator yields the protein MGEVKALQMRGYTVLEAASGVEALAVLEENKGAVDIIVSDVVMPEMDGPTLLKEVRKKYPEIKFIFVSGYTKDAFTKNLSKDAVFGFLSKPFTLKQLALAVKETLAQ from the coding sequence ATGGGAGAAGTAAAAGCTCTTCAAATGAGGGGATATACTGTTTTAGAAGCTGCAAGTGGGGTGGAAGCGCTTGCTGTACTTGAAGAAAATAAAGGTGCTGTTGATATTATTGTTTCCGATGTAGTTATGCCAGAAATGGATGGACCGACTTTGCTCAAGGAAGTGCGTAAAAAATATCCTGAGATCAAATTTATTTTTGTTTCAGGGTATACAAAAGATGCTTTTACTAAAAATCTTTCAAAAGATGCTGTTTTCGGATTTTTATCTAAGCCGTTTACACTCAAACAGCTAGCTTTAGCTGTTAAAGAAACGTTAGCACAGTAA
- the purB gene encoding adenylosuccinate lyase — MIERYSRPEMVAIWSPETKYRIWFEIEAHACDALAQLGVIPEKSAKIIWEKGAAAEFDINRINEIEATTKHDVIAFLTHLAEFIGPESRFIHQGMTSSDVLDTAFNVQLMRASDILLRDINQLLEVLKKRAFEHKETITIGRSHGIHAEPTTFGAKLALAYAEFLRCHKRLLAAREEIATCAISGAVGTFANIDPCVEEHVAQALGMRVEPVSTQVIPRDRHAMFFATLGVIASSIERLAIEIRHLHRTEVLEVEEYFSPGQKGSSAMPHKRNPVLTENLTGLARMVRAFAVPAMENVALWHERDISHSSVERYIGPDATITLDFALSRLTSVIENLIVYPENMQKNLNKFRGLIHSQRVLLALTQAGISRENAYHIVQRNAMKVWEQGKDFLEELLKDEDVTKALNEADLREKFDLAYHTKHVDTIFRRVFG; from the coding sequence ATGATCGAGCGTTATTCTCGCCCTGAAATGGTAGCAATTTGGTCACCAGAAACTAAATACCGTATTTGGTTTGAAATTGAAGCACATGCTTGTGACGCGTTAGCTCAACTTGGTGTTATTCCAGAAAAATCAGCTAAAATCATTTGGGAAAAAGGTGCAGCAGCTGAATTTGATATTAATCGTATTAATGAAATTGAAGCGACTACAAAGCATGATGTTATAGCATTTTTAACCCACTTAGCTGAATTTATTGGGCCAGAATCTCGTTTTATTCATCAAGGTATGACATCATCAGATGTTTTAGATACAGCATTCAATGTTCAATTAATGCGTGCCAGCGATATTTTGTTGAGAGATATAAATCAACTTCTTGAAGTGCTAAAAAAACGTGCCTTTGAACATAAAGAGACAATTACTATTGGACGTAGTCATGGCATTCACGCCGAGCCTACAACATTTGGAGCTAAACTTGCCCTTGCATATGCTGAATTTCTCCGTTGTCACAAACGTTTGCTTGCTGCAAGGGAAGAAATTGCCACTTGTGCTATTTCAGGAGCTGTTGGCACTTTTGCAAATATTGACCCCTGCGTTGAAGAACATGTAGCACAAGCATTAGGCATGCGTGTTGAGCCTGTTTCTACCCAAGTAATACCACGTGATCGTCATGCTATGTTCTTTGCAACACTTGGAGTCATTGCTTCATCTATCGAAAGGTTAGCCATAGAAATACGTCATCTGCATAGAACAGAAGTTCTTGAAGTAGAAGAATATTTCTCACCTGGGCAAAAAGGTTCATCTGCTATGCCTCATAAACGTAATCCAGTTTTAACAGAAAATTTAACTGGACTGGCACGTATGGTGCGCGCATTTGCAGTACCTGCTATGGAAAATGTTGCGCTTTGGCATGAACGTGACATTTCACATTCATCTGTTGAACGTTATATTGGCCCTGATGCTACTATTACACTTGATTTTGCTCTTTCTCGATTAACATCTGTGATTGAAAATTTAATCGTTTATCCAGAAAATATGCAAAAAAATCTCAATAAATTCCGTGGTCTTATTCATTCACAACGTGTGCTTCTAGCGCTCACACAAGCTGGTATAAGTCGTGAAAATGCTTATCACATTGTTCAACGAAATGCGATGAAAGTTTGGGAACAAGGAAAAGATTTTTTAGAAGAATTGTTAAAAGATGAAGATGTCACAAAAGCTTTAAATGAAGCAGATCTTCGCGAAAAATTTGACCTTGCCTACCATACTAAACATGTTGATACAATTTTTAGACGTGTGTTTGGATAA
- the purN gene encoding phosphoribosylglycinamide formyltransferase, with amino-acid sequence MLFTYEKKVIIFISGNGSNMVSLAKASKQANYPAEIIAVICDKPHAAGIEKARANGLPTHIVDRKNYSTKEAHEESILTILAQYQPDIICLAGYMRLISPHFIKPYEGRILNIHPSLLPSFKGLNTHERVLQAGVKITGCTVHLVTEAMDEGRILAQAAVPVCPNDTPEMLAQRVLQVEHKLYPQALKEFIKGNDNDKIIDYQQQLLSF; translated from the coding sequence GTGCTCTTCACTTATGAAAAAAAAGTAATTATTTTTATTTCCGGCAATGGTTCTAATATGGTTTCCCTTGCTAAAGCAAGCAAACAAGCTAATTATCCTGCTGAAATCATTGCAGTTATTTGCGACAAACCCCATGCTGCTGGTATTGAAAAGGCACGTGCCAATGGCTTGCCTACTCATATTGTAGATCGTAAAAATTATTCAACTAAAGAAGCCCATGAAGAATCTATTCTTACTATTTTAGCTCAATATCAACCAGATATTATTTGCTTAGCTGGCTATATGCGGCTTATTTCACCGCATTTTATAAAACCCTATGAAGGACGGATCCTTAACATTCACCCTTCCCTTTTACCTTCATTTAAAGGTTTAAATACCCATGAAAGAGTTTTGCAAGCAGGTGTTAAAATTACTGGTTGTACAGTTCACCTTGTTACAGAAGCAATGGATGAAGGAAGGATTCTTGCTCAAGCTGCCGTTCCAGTGTGCCCTAATGACACTCCTGAAATGTTAGCGCAAAGAGTTCTTCAAGTTGAGCATAAACTCTACCCGCAAGCTTTAAAAGAATTTATTAAAGGTAATGATAACGATAAAATAATAGATTATCAACAGCAGCTTTTATCATTTTAA
- a CDS encoding flavin reductase family protein, translated as MQNHTKDLMPKFQQIATVSSQEYRDTMSCLAGAVHIVTTNGAKGKRGVTVSACCSLSDDPPMLLVCLMRHNPENKLFMENGNFCVNSLAGKHRSLSEVFSGRCGFTQTERFNTAQWNVLQTGAPSLSGALASFDCRLICWHQHATHYILIGEVVAINRNQEKDALMYFNRDYHVLSL; from the coding sequence ATGCAAAATCATACAAAAGATTTAATGCCTAAATTTCAACAAATTGCTACGGTTTCTTCACAAGAATATCGGGATACTATGAGTTGTCTGGCAGGGGCAGTACATATTGTAACGACAAATGGTGCTAAAGGAAAGCGTGGGGTAACAGTTTCAGCTTGTTGTTCTTTATCAGATGATCCTCCGATGCTTCTTGTTTGCTTAATGCGGCATAATCCTGAAAATAAGCTGTTTATGGAAAATGGAAATTTTTGTGTCAATAGCTTAGCAGGAAAACATCGTTCATTATCAGAAGTTTTTTCTGGACGCTGTGGTTTTACACAAACTGAACGCTTTAATACAGCTCAATGGAATGTTTTACAGACTGGTGCACCTAGCTTATCAGGTGCCTTGGCTTCATTTGACTGCCGTTTGATTTGTTGGCACCAACATGCGACTCATTATATTTTGATTGGTGAAGTTGTTGCGATAAACCGTAATCAAGAAAAAGACGCTTTAATGTATTTTAATCGTGACTATCATGTTTTGTCTTTATAA
- the hdaA gene encoding DnaA regulatory inactivator HdaA: MNEHETQLPLDFSYESVFRRDDLVVTDSNRMAFQLVDHWPNWVLPIAVLVGKEGSGKTHFSSVWVQKANALIVHRDEIDQVITAASSGRSLLIEDIDTGKINETGLFHLINSIKQANLNVRQGQATLLMTARTLPSTWDLKLNDLKSRLNSVMLVEIDQPDDALLTAIAFKLFSDRQITVHSDIIHYLVSRCERSLFALRCVIDSVDKLALQRKRKITRAVICEVINTQMQ; the protein is encoded by the coding sequence ATGAATGAACATGAAACACAATTACCTTTAGACTTTTCCTATGAGTCGGTTTTTCGGCGAGATGATTTGGTGGTTACAGATAGTAATCGTATGGCTTTTCAGTTGGTTGATCATTGGCCAAATTGGGTATTACCTATTGCCGTTTTGGTTGGAAAAGAAGGATCTGGAAAAACGCATTTTTCTAGCGTGTGGGTACAAAAAGCTAATGCTTTAATTGTTCATCGTGATGAAATTGACCAAGTAATTACTGCAGCTTCTTCAGGTAGATCACTTTTAATTGAGGATATTGATACGGGGAAAATCAATGAAACTGGGCTTTTTCATTTGATTAATAGTATTAAACAGGCAAATCTCAATGTGCGTCAAGGTCAAGCTACTTTATTGATGACTGCTCGCACACTACCATCTACATGGGATTTAAAGCTAAATGATCTAAAAAGTCGTCTTAATTCAGTTATGTTAGTTGAGATTGATCAACCTGATGATGCACTATTAACGGCTATTGCATTTAAACTTTTTTCAGATCGCCAAATTACTGTTCATTCAGATATTATCCACTATCTTGTAAGTCGTTGTGAACGTTCTTTATTTGCATTAAGATGTGTTATTGATTCTGTTGATAAATTAGCATTGCAAAGAAAAAGAAAAATAACACGTGCTGTCATTTGTGAAGTCATTAATACGCAAATGCAATAA
- the dksA gene encoding RNA polymerase-binding protein DksA, translating to MNKVVSGQYRPSEDEPFMNERQKAYFRAKLISWKCDILKETRETLESLQKENANQSDLTDRASYETDRAIELRARARQRKLIAKIDAALERIDNGTYGFCEETGEPISIKRLEARPIAVLSLEAQERHERREKVYRDD from the coding sequence ATGAATAAAGTTGTTAGCGGTCAGTATCGTCCTAGTGAAGATGAGCCTTTTATGAATGAGCGGCAAAAGGCATATTTTCGTGCTAAATTAATTTCTTGGAAATGCGATATATTAAAGGAAACTCGTGAAACTTTAGAGAGTTTGCAAAAAGAAAATGCTAATCAGTCTGATTTAACTGATCGGGCATCTTATGAAACTGATCGTGCAATTGAACTACGTGCTCGTGCTCGCCAGAGAAAACTCATTGCAAAAATAGATGCAGCTTTGGAGCGTATTGATAATGGTACTTATGGGTTTTGTGAAGAAACTGGAGAACCTATTAGTATAAAACGTCTTGAAGCACGACCAATTGCAGTTTTATCATTAGAAGCGCAAGAACGCCACGAACGACGAGAAAAGGTCTATCGTGATGATTAA